One Plasmodium berghei ANKA genome assembly, chromosome: 13 genomic region harbors:
- a CDS encoding protein kinase, putative: protein MFFLTNPFVKKKNNIIFRAKLEEKLNEYLCNGTIISRDNSFDGEKKIIKQGDISQIKITNEFINNCNTNLLINILKINKKLKVCYDVKYNVVYSLLLKSFEKRSNTCIDTKNNKCESMANVYKIKRKNISYFMNQYHIIKCIHSSEYGNTYYCKNVIDNKKYCIKLFYLRLCLKDNCPYYINNKVYLTNYFYKILSEIFFLNYLENNNIINIEQVLCDEKNEILFTIFPYIKHQSMHYKKKHKIYSIYNKKLVRLENKKLKIHLYSENFIKYIFLNIYNTINYLLQKNVAYLDLKPDNILLTHRNPDTVESYEVSFKKKKKIGKLNKVHISPSSKEISNIEISLHTKFKEQLKESCTKDEYIKSAYANKIFLTTGKNKKTVISKNNICYYCSYTNLKPEKLKKNKKIKYIYNVKLSKSFEYDKTVKRIFFTKNKLDTFFFAPHNTTTCIQTFIQRKNKHNKSPNNLYKKYEKRKSPNNALSSNKTYINKIKNLSIFKSNQKHSINFLKFYWLYFNIGKPCDINNDFLVYLDLYFFSKYYNKIVSMCTDILSMERNQYIEISAIKTHTDNINEKGKKENIDDNDKNAYKEKITNHDIVPTDDTEKQIKLEKQSCLSNNEINYNNSIKLIDFDACTFIIKTFNTYTRETDIFNSFESLFPDINKKIELSKKQAYNFGSVLYTFLFGIPPYHGKDIFEVYNNMKNNSLYFPKYRKINNDLKKLLRKLLDTKPDKRMHFKKIKKHRWFSKYK, encoded by the exons atgttcTTTTTAACGAATCcctttgtaaaaaaaaaaaacaatattatatttagaGCAAAATTAGAAGAAAAGCTAAATGAATACTTATGTAACGGTACTATAATATCCAGGGATAATTCTTTCGAtggtgaaaaaaaaataataaaacaaggAGATATTTcccaaataaaaatcactaatgaatttattaataattgcAACACGAATTtacttataaatattttaaaaattaataaaaaattaaaagtgTGTTATGATGTAAAGTACAATGTTGTTTATAGTCTTTTGTTAAAAAGTTTTGAAAAAAGGTCAAATACATGCATTGACaccaaaaataataaatgtgaATCCATGGCAAATGtctataaaataaaaagaaaaaatatatcttattttatgaatcaataccatataataaaatgcatACATTCTAGCGAATATGgaaatacatattattgtaaaaatgttatagataataaaaaatactgTATAAagcttttttatttaagaTTGTGTTTAAAAGATAACTGtccatattatattaataataaagtgtatttaacaaattacttttataaaatattaagtgaaatatttttcctaaattatttagaaaataataatataattaatattgaaCAAGTATTAtgtgatgaaaaaaatgaaattctCTTCACtatttttccatatatTAAACACCAATCTAtgcattataaaaaaaagcataaaatatattctatttataataaaaaattagtacgattagaaaataaaaaattaaaaatacatcTATATTcagaaaattttattaagtatatttttttaaatatatacaatacaattaattatttgctacaaaaaaatgtagcGTATTTAGACTTAAAACCTGATAACATTCTTTTAACCCATAGAAATCCAGACACAGTAGAATCTTATGAAGTTTcatttaagaaaaaaaaaaaaatcggAAAACTAAATAAGGTACACATATCACCTAGCTCTAAAGAAATATcaaatatagaaataagCCTTCATACAAAATTCAAAGAACAATTAAAAGAATCATGTACCAAagatgaatatattaaaagcGCCTATgctaataaaatttttcttACCACgggaaaaaacaaaaaaacggttatatcaaaaaataatatatgttattattgttCCTATACAAACTTAAAACCCgaaaaactaaaaaaaaataaaaaaattaaatatatatataatgtaaaGTTGTCCAAATCTTTTGAATATGATAAAACTGtaaaaagaatattttttactaaaaacaaattagacacttttttttttgcgcCTCACAATACCACCACATGTATACAAACGTTTATTCaacgaaaaaataaacataataaatccccaaataatttatataaaaaatatgaaaaaagaaaaagccCAAATAATGCGTTATCCTCAAATAAAACctacataaataaaataaaaaatctaTCCATTTTCAAATCTAATCAGAAACAttctattaattttttgaagtTTTACTggttatattttaatattggAAAGCCATGtgatattaataatgactttttagtatatttagatctgtatttttttagcaaatactataataaaattgtgaGTATGTGCACAGATATATTATCTATGGAAAGAAATCAATATATTGAAATAAGTGCTATTAAAACACATACTGACAATATTAATGAGAAGgggaaaaaagaaaatatagatgATAATGacaaaaatgcatataaagaaaaaatcaCAAATCATGATATTGTTCCAACTGATGATACggaaaaacaaattaaattagAAAAACAATCTTGTCtttcaaataatgaaattaattataataattctatCAAATTAATAGATTTTGATGCATGcacttttattataaaaacatttaatACCTACACCCGAGAAActgatatttttaattcctTTGAATCTTTGTTTCctgatattaataaaaaaattgagcTTTCCAAAAAACAGGCATATAACTTTGGTTCAGTTCTCTATACCTTTCTATTTGGAATTCCTCCATATCA TGGCAAGGACATATTCGAAGTTTATAACAACATGAAAAATAACAGCCTATATTTCCCAAAATATAGAAAGATTAATAAtgacttaaaaaaattactaaG AAAATTGCTAGACACCAAACCTGACAAGAGAATgcatttcaaaaaaataaaaaaacatagatggttttcaaaatataaatga
- a CDS encoding vacuole membrane protein 1, putative, with protein sequence MDSYERKKKELYLKRKELNIYYHPLKTIKLFFLELRNIILNIYKKNRKYNKIVLLVISIILLLLKIRHKHAYLDNLIIYVEVIIWWLLLGVLSSVGLGCGMHSGVLFLFPHIYFICSTSEYCNSLNFDSRINMWKSLLTTGNYFECISKGDGNVTLFKLFMKIYPYCFIWGIGTALGELPPYMTSFYASKAKLYDDDYEEFEKDIKEGKRNIVTSMKKWMIDFIKKYGSISVFLLSCWPNIMFDLCGICCGHFLMPFEKFFIPLVLGKAVVKTIFQTLFLIFIFSNNYKEMQLSILKKALSILPLHRLFPNLNMANIESFIDKQISVLKYGKKTKSKINFMFLFNIFFFLVIIFFFISCINQIAQKYQKNLDEKELKRLFNKDKITREKKNK encoded by the exons ATGGATTCATAtgaaaggaaaaaaaaggagCTATATTTAAAGAGGaaagaattaaatatatattatcaccCTTTAAAGACTAtcaaacttttttttttagaactaagaaatataatattaaatatatataaaaaaaatagaaaatataataaaatagtattattagttatatcaattatattgttattattaaaaatcaGACATAAACATGCGTACCTAGAcaatttgataatatatgtagAAGTTATAATATGGTGGCTGTTACTTGGAGTATTAAGTAGTGTTGGATTGGGATGTGGTATGCATTCAGGAGTATTGTTTTTGTTTcctcatatatattttatttgttctaCGTCTGAATATTGCAATTCATTGAATTTCGACTCAAGAATAAACATGTGGAAATCCTTATTGACGACAGGGAATTATTTTGAG tGTATATCGAAGGGTGATGGAAATGTAACtctatttaaattatttatgaaaatatatccatattgttttatatgGGGAATCGGAACAGCATTAGGAGAGTTACCTCCATATATGACATCATTTTATGCCTCAAAG gCAAAGTTATATGACGATGATTATGAAGAATTTGAAAAGGACATAAAGGAaggaaaaagaaatattgtCACATCtatgaaaaaatggatgattgattttataaaaaaatacggATCAATTTCTGTTTTTCTCTTATCTTGCTGGCCTAATA TAATGTTTGACCTATGTGGAATTTGCTGTGGTCATTTTTTGATGccatttgaaaaattttttatccCATTAGTTTTAGGAAAAGCTGTGGTTAAAACAATTTTCCagacattatttttaatctttatattttcaaataattacaAAGAAATGCAATTAtcaattttgaaaaaagcATTATCAATTTTACCGCTGCATCGCTTGTTCCCAAATTTGAATATGGCCAACATTGAAAGCTTTATAGACAAACAAATTTCAGTTTTAAAATACGGGAAAAAGACGAAAtctaaaataaatttcatgtttttattcaatatatttttttttttagtaattatattttttttcatttcatGTATTAATCAAATAGCccaaaaatatcaaaag aATCTTGATGAAAAAGAATTGAAAAGATTATTTAACAAAGATAAAATTACACgtgaaaagaaaaacaaataa